A window from Ostrinia nubilalis chromosome 13, ilOstNubi1.1, whole genome shotgun sequence encodes these proteins:
- the LOC135077599 gene encoding peroxisomal membrane protein PMP34, giving the protein MSTLFSYETLVHAMAGATGSVVGMAAFYPLDTLRSRLQVADTNSLQGSPWELLVKLANEEGFDSLYRGLSPVLQSLSVSNFVYFYSFHALRNFASKENSALKDLFFGIVAGSINVILTSPLWVVNTRMKLEKNLYNSLIEGLVDIGKKEGARGLWSGTIPSLLLVSNPAIQFMVYETVKRHFVSKNSFHTYEAFLTGAIAKAVATTLTYPLQLIQSRLRAGTSLKPLMSAVKSNPAIMFRGLETKLLQTVMTAALMFLIYEKLVRLVLTIMRVRLNKRH; this is encoded by the exons atgtcTACATTATTTAGTTATGAGACATTGGTGCATGCTATGGCGGGAGCCAcg GGTAGTGTTGTTGGAATGGCTGCCTTCTATCCATTAGACACTTTAAGGTCAAGATTACAAG ttGCAGATACAAACAGTCTTCAGGGATCTCCATGGGAGTTATTGGTTAAATTAGCTAATGAAGAAGGTTTTGACTCCTTATACCGCGGTTTGTCTCCAGTTCTTCAATCTCTATCTGTTTCaaactttgtttatttttattcatttcatgCATTGCGTAATTTTGCATCCAAAGAAAACTCGGCTCTAAAGGACTTGTTTTTCGGAATAGTTGCTGGTAGTATTAATGTTATTCTAACATCTCCCTTGTGGGTTGTAAACACACGAATGAAGTTGGAAAAAAATTTATACAATAGTCTGATTGAAGGTCTTGTTGATATCGGTAAAAAGGAAGGTGCTCGTGGGCTGTGGTCAGGCACTATTCCCTCATTGTTACTTGTATCCAACCCAGCAATACAATTCATGGTATATGAAACAGTAAAAAGGCATTTTGTATCTAAAAATAGCTTTCACACATATGAGGCTTTCTTAACAGGTGCAATTGCTAAAGCAGTAGCTACTACCCTAACTTACCCATTGCAACTTATCCAATCAAGATTACGTGCTGGAACAAGTCTTAAACCTTTAATGAGTGCTGTCAAATCCAACCCAGCTATTATGTTCCGTGGATTGGAGACAAAATTATTGCAAACTGTAATGACAGCTGCTCTAATGTTTTTGATATATGAAAAGCTTGTAAGGCTAGTGTTAACTATTATGAGGGTGAGACTTAATAAAAGGcattga
- the LOC135077598 gene encoding uncharacterized protein LOC135077598: protein MDVDAGGCIRALLRGGRCVEAAEACSRALRTSLAALRPLPPHPRAAPLALADLLLAELAHHKNQPYVNQVGTELRHPQCVALRTSLAALRPLPPHPRAAPLALADLLLAELAHHKNQPYVNQVGTELRHPQCVALRTSLAALRPLPPHPRAAPLALADLLLAELAHHKNQPYVNQVGTELRHPQCVALRTSLAALRPLPPHPRAAPLALADLLLAELAHHKNQPYVNQVGTELRHPQCVALRTSLAALRPLPPHPRAAPLALADLLLAELAHHKNQPYVNQVYNDLDSLVKEYIQVVIRTSEDMKLATIQ from the exons GAAGCGGCTGAAGCGTGCTCACGCGCGCTACGAACCTCGCTCGCAGCGCTGCGGCCGCTCCCGCCGCACccgcgcgccgcgccgctcGCGCTCGCCGACCTGCTGCTCGCCGAGCTCGCACACCACAAGAACCAGCCCTATGTGAACCAGGTGGGTACTGAGCTCAGACACCCGCAGTGTGTTGCACTGCGCACCTCGCTCGCAGCGCTGCGGCCGCTCCCGCCGCACccgcgcgccgcgccgctcGCGCTCGCCGACCTGCTGCTCGCCGAGCTCGCACACCACAAGAACCAGCCCTATGTGAACCAGGTGGGTACTGAGCTCAGACACCCGCAGTGTGTTGCACTGCGCACCTCGCTCGCAGCGCTGCGGCCGCTCCCGCCGCACccgcgcgccgcgccgctcGCGCTCGCCGACCTGCTGCTCGCCGAGCTCGCACACCACAAGAACCAGCCCTATGTGAACCAGGTGGGTACTGAGCTCAGACACCCGCAGTGTGTTGCACTGCGCACCTCGCTCGCAGCGCTGCGGCCGCTCCCGCCGCACccgcgcgccgcgccgctcGCGCTCGCCGACCTGCTGCTCGCCGAGCTCGCACACCACAAGAACCAGCCCTATGTGAACCAGGTGGGTACTGAGCTCAGACACCCGCAGTGTGTTGCACTGCGCACCTCGCTCGCAGCGCTGCGGCCGCTCCCGCCGCACccgcgcgccgcgccgctcGCGCTCGCCGACCTGCTGCTCGCCGAGCTCGCACACCACAAGAACCAGCCCTATGTGAACCAG GTTTATAACGACTTGGATAGTCTCGTAAAAGAGTACATACAAGTGGTAATTAGAACATCTGAGGATATGAAGCTAGCAACTATACAGTAA